Proteins found in one Triticum aestivum cultivar Chinese Spring chromosome 4D, IWGSC CS RefSeq v2.1, whole genome shotgun sequence genomic segment:
- the LOC123099091 gene encoding E3 ubiquitin-protein ligase SINA-like 10 isoform X1: MAKFSFADADADEDPPPAAAAGSEKRKREGGPAPEDGAAGGGPPPKARRLEVVGGEREERAVAGCGREVGRVGAGGDGDAAGISMRIDPDLLDCSICFEPLCPPLYQLVLCIFQCQNGHVACLSCWSRLSNKCHVCSHDAIFARNIALEKIVESIKSSCAYAKWGCCELVSYTQRNTHEETCLFAPSTCPIPGCGYRGFTGRWSGHFLVDHHSADFLHFVYGQPFEVNLEASLPFLVLLGEDDHLFLLLNKNMTPFGHAFSVVCLRTGDLNWKFSYEIEAASTRNPENCLQLKASVTNAKEWAGLRPTKAFLLVPYDFCSSTNLTLNLSIGRSASV; encoded by the exons ATGGCCAAGTTCTCcttcgccgacgccgacgccgacgaagaccctccacccgccgccgccgccgggtccGAGAAGAGGAAGCGCGAAGGCGGCCCTGCCCCTGAAGACGGGGCGGCTGGTGGAGGGCCGCCCCCCAAGGCCCGGAGACTGGAGGTCGTGGGCGGCGAGCGGGAGGAGAGGGCGGTGGCGGGGTGCGGTCGGGAGGTGGGGAGGGTCGGCGCCGGCGGGGATGGCGACGCGGCGGGGATCAGCATGCGGATCGACCCGGACCTGCTCGACTGCTCCATCTGCTTCGAGCCCCTCTGCCCTCCCCTCTACCAG CTTGTTTTGTGTATTTTCCAGTGCCAGAATGGCCATGTAGCATGCTTGTCCTGCTGGTCCAGGCTCAGCAACAAGTGTCATGTTTGTTCTCATGATGCGATCTTTGCACGGAACATTGCACTGGAGAAGATTGTCGAGTCAATCAAGTCCTCCTGCGCATACGCCAAGTGGGGCTGTTGCGAGTTGGTTAGCTACACGCAACGAAACACACATGAAGAAACTTGCCTCTTTGCTCCTTCAACGTGTCCGATTCCTGGCTGTGGATACAGAGGCTTCACAGGGCGTTGGTCAGGCCACTTCCTCGTCGACCACCACAGTGCCGATTTCTTGCACTTCGTTTACGGCCAGCCATTTGAAGTGAATTTGGAGGCGTCCCTGCCTTTTCTTGTTCTTCTCGGAGAGGACGATCACCTCTTCCTGCTGCTGAACAAGAACATGACGCCCTTCGGGCATGCCTTTTCCGTGGTTTGCCTCAGGACTGGCGATTTGAACTGGAAGTTCTCCTACGAAATCGAAGCGGCCAGTACGAGAAACCCCGAAAACTGCCTGCAACTCAAGGCCTCTGTCACAAATGCAAAGGAGTGGGCGGGTCTGCGCCCTACAAAAGCTTTCCTTTTGGTCCCATATGATTTCTGCAGTTCTACTAACCTAACGCTGAATCTCTCGATTGGGAGGTCTGCCTCTGTATGA
- the LOC123099091 gene encoding E3 ubiquitin-protein ligase SINA-like 10 isoform X3 codes for MAKFSFADADADEDPPPAAAAGSEKRKREGGPAPEDGAAGGGPPPKARRLEVVGGEREERAVAGCGREVGRVGAGGDGDAAGISMRIDPDLLDCSICFEPLCPPLYQDTVTTDQFLKCILEPMSPLFLTTESLHMEGELILGFKCQNGHVACLSCWSRLSNKCHVCSHDAIFARNIALEKIVESIKSSCAYAKWGCCELVSYTQRNTHEETCLFAPSTCPIPGCGYRGFTGRWSGHFLVDHHSADFLHFVYGQPFEVNLEASLPFLVLLGEDDHLFLLLNKNMTPFGHAFSVVCLRTGDLNWKFSYEIEAASTRNPENCLQLKASVTNAKEWAGLRPTKAFLLVPYDFCSSTNLTLNLSIGRSASV; via the exons ATGGCCAAGTTCTCcttcgccgacgccgacgccgacgaagaccctccacccgccgccgccgccgggtccGAGAAGAGGAAGCGCGAAGGCGGCCCTGCCCCTGAAGACGGGGCGGCTGGTGGAGGGCCGCCCCCCAAGGCCCGGAGACTGGAGGTCGTGGGCGGCGAGCGGGAGGAGAGGGCGGTGGCGGGGTGCGGTCGGGAGGTGGGGAGGGTCGGCGCCGGCGGGGATGGCGACGCGGCGGGGATCAGCATGCGGATCGACCCGGACCTGCTCGACTGCTCCATCTGCTTCGAGCCCCTCTGCCCTCCCCTCTACCAG GACACTGTGACCACAGACCAGTTTTTAAAATGCATTCTTGAGCCAATGTCCCCATTATTCCTGACAACTGAATCTCTGCATATGGAAGGAGAACTAATTTTGGGATTCAAG TGCCAGAATGGCCATGTAGCATGCTTGTCCTGCTGGTCCAGGCTCAGCAACAAGTGTCATGTTTGTTCTCATGATGCGATCTTTGCACGGAACATTGCACTGGAGAAGATTGTCGAGTCAATCAAGTCCTCCTGCGCATACGCCAAGTGGGGCTGTTGCGAGTTGGTTAGCTACACGCAACGAAACACACATGAAGAAACTTGCCTCTTTGCTCCTTCAACGTGTCCGATTCCTGGCTGTGGATACAGAGGCTTCACAGGGCGTTGGTCAGGCCACTTCCTCGTCGACCACCACAGTGCCGATTTCTTGCACTTCGTTTACGGCCAGCCATTTGAAGTGAATTTGGAGGCGTCCCTGCCTTTTCTTGTTCTTCTCGGAGAGGACGATCACCTCTTCCTGCTGCTGAACAAGAACATGACGCCCTTCGGGCATGCCTTTTCCGTGGTTTGCCTCAGGACTGGCGATTTGAACTGGAAGTTCTCCTACGAAATCGAAGCGGCCAGTACGAGAAACCCCGAAAACTGCCTGCAACTCAAGGCCTCTGTCACAAATGCAAAGGAGTGGGCGGGTCTGCGCCCTACAAAAGCTTTCCTTTTGGTCCCATATGATTTCTGCAGTTCTACTAACCTAACGCTGAATCTCTCGATTGGGAGGTCTGCCTCTGTATGA
- the LOC123099091 gene encoding E3 ubiquitin-protein ligase SINA-like 10 isoform X2: MAKFSFADADADEDPPPAAAAGSEKRKREGGPAPEDGAAGGGPPPKARRLEVVGGEREERAVAGCGREVGRVGAGGDGDAAGISMRIDPDLLDCSICFEPLCPPLYQCQNGHVACLSCWSRLSNKCHVCSHDAIFARNIALEKIVESIKSSCAYAKWGCCELVSYTQRNTHEETCLFAPSTCPIPGCGYRGFTGRWSGHFLVDHHSADFLHFVYGQPFEVNLEASLPFLVLLGEDDHLFLLLNKNMTPFGHAFSVVCLRTGDLNWKFSYEIEAASTRNPENCLQLKASVTNAKEWAGLRPTKAFLLVPYDFCSSTNLTLNLSIGRSASV, from the exons ATGGCCAAGTTCTCcttcgccgacgccgacgccgacgaagaccctccacccgccgccgccgccgggtccGAGAAGAGGAAGCGCGAAGGCGGCCCTGCCCCTGAAGACGGGGCGGCTGGTGGAGGGCCGCCCCCCAAGGCCCGGAGACTGGAGGTCGTGGGCGGCGAGCGGGAGGAGAGGGCGGTGGCGGGGTGCGGTCGGGAGGTGGGGAGGGTCGGCGCCGGCGGGGATGGCGACGCGGCGGGGATCAGCATGCGGATCGACCCGGACCTGCTCGACTGCTCCATCTGCTTCGAGCCCCTCTGCCCTCCCCTCTACCAG TGCCAGAATGGCCATGTAGCATGCTTGTCCTGCTGGTCCAGGCTCAGCAACAAGTGTCATGTTTGTTCTCATGATGCGATCTTTGCACGGAACATTGCACTGGAGAAGATTGTCGAGTCAATCAAGTCCTCCTGCGCATACGCCAAGTGGGGCTGTTGCGAGTTGGTTAGCTACACGCAACGAAACACACATGAAGAAACTTGCCTCTTTGCTCCTTCAACGTGTCCGATTCCTGGCTGTGGATACAGAGGCTTCACAGGGCGTTGGTCAGGCCACTTCCTCGTCGACCACCACAGTGCCGATTTCTTGCACTTCGTTTACGGCCAGCCATTTGAAGTGAATTTGGAGGCGTCCCTGCCTTTTCTTGTTCTTCTCGGAGAGGACGATCACCTCTTCCTGCTGCTGAACAAGAACATGACGCCCTTCGGGCATGCCTTTTCCGTGGTTTGCCTCAGGACTGGCGATTTGAACTGGAAGTTCTCCTACGAAATCGAAGCGGCCAGTACGAGAAACCCCGAAAACTGCCTGCAACTCAAGGCCTCTGTCACAAATGCAAAGGAGTGGGCGGGTCTGCGCCCTACAAAAGCTTTCCTTTTGGTCCCATATGATTTCTGCAGTTCTACTAACCTAACGCTGAATCTCTCGATTGGGAGGTCTGCCTCTGTATGA
- the LOC123100653 gene encoding uncharacterized protein — MATLTRLHLRLWKFPDTAGLPPGPGVSFPNLRELGLCSVLMETRDLDFMLDSSPVLETLFIEGNLFTLRLRLVSQSLRCVQIIGSFLEEIFVVNAPRLERLINLEGWTPHGGCTKVKIGHAPKLQLLAYLQLDAGNHVLEVGNTIIKAGTRVSPRTMVSSVTVLALDVRFGVRNDAKMIPSLLRCFPNVETLHIKSGKCDLSTGKLNLKFWHDSGTVECVRSCVKRLIFHDFRGDRSELAFLKYFVETASVLKQVVILLSAGSTSAEEVHSKVAKFKRAGEISVALVTGCSDLQGRYKRGSEFPLGDFFFLLKFPSANY, encoded by the exons ATGGCCACCCTCACCCGCCTCCACCTCAGGCTCTGGAAGTTCCCCGACACGGCCGGCCTCCCGCCCGGCCCCGGCGTCTCTTTCCCCAACCTCCGTGAGCTCGGGCTCTGCAGCGTCCTCATGGAGACCAGGGATCTGGACTTCATGCTCGACAGCAGCCCCGTGCTGGAGACGCTTTTCATCGAAGGGAATCTGTTCACGCTCCGGCTCCGGCTTGTCAGCCAAAGCCTCCGGTGCGTGCAGATCATCGGCTCCTTCTTGGAGGAGATCTTCGTGGTGAACGCCCCACGCCTTGAGCGCCTCATCAACTTGGAAGGTTGGACCCCTCATGGCGGCTGCACCAAGGTCAAGATTGGCCATGCCCCCAAGCTGCAATTGCTGGCATACCTGCAGTTGGACGCAGggaatcatgttctggaggtcggCAACACCATCATCAAG GCTGGGACAAGGGTGAGCCCAAGAACCATGGTATCAAGTGTGACAGTCCTGGCTTTGGATGTCCGTTTCGGAGTACGCAATGATGCCAAGATGATTCCCAGTCTCCTCCGATGTTTTCCTAATGTCGAGACGCTCCACATCAAG TCTGGAAAGTGCGATCTATCCACTGGCAAGCTCAACCTAAAGTTCTGGCATGACTCTGGTACCGTAGAATGCGTCCGGTCGTGCGTCAAGCGGCTGATTTTCCATGATTTCCGAGGGGACCGAAGTGAGCTCGCCTTCCTCAAATACTTCGTCGAGACTGCATCAGTGCTCAAGCAGGTGGTGATCCTGTTGTCCGCTGGCTCCACTTCGGCGGAGGAGGTGCATTCCAAAGTGGCGAAGTTTAAACGGGCAGGTGAAATCTCCGTTGCGCTGGTCACCGGCTGTTCTGATCTTCAAGGACGGTACAAGCGAGGGTCTGAATTTCCTCTTGGCGACTTCTTTTTCCTTTTGAAATTCCCTTCTGCAAACTACTGA